The window AGGATCGAAATACATCCATTTTTTTAGGTCAGCTATATATACTTCATTTACAACGTGACCACCACCTGATTGAATTTCACTTATGTCTTTGGTCATTAAACCGAGTCCTCTGACTTTAAAGCCAAGCGAAGCCAAACACTGTCTTGCAACAGTGCTATATTCAACACACCTAAATCTTTCTCCTTTTTCAGCTTGTTCCAATATATAAAGCGCATTATTATGCTCTGGAGTATTACAACAATCGTGTTCCCACCTACCCTGAACCCAGCTTTGAACCGCTAATATTTTATCAAAATCAGTTTCAGCATCCTTTGTTAATGTGTCTAATTGATATTTATTTCTTAAAACTGTATAGAAAGAATCAGCGCTATGGTCAACATACTTAATGTCGAACTGATTCGTACTAAGCGTATCAAATGCTAAATGATACATAGTTTGATCTCTTGTTTCTTTACCCAGCGGAATTAAAACACCTAGACGTGGAGATAAATAGAAGGAAAAAGAAACAAGTGCAATGAATAAAACTAATAAGATTCTAAGGCTGATTTTAAGCATGATAGTTCGAAATGTATATTATACAATTGTAAAGTATAAGAATACCTTTGCTTTTCCAACATCTTAACTAGAAATGGATCATTTTGCCTTGCAAATTGGTTTCTGCCTCAGGTAAAATTTCACAATTATCCCATATGCCACTAAGCAAGGTTTTGGCATAGGCTTCAGGAAGCGAGTTTTCTACCATTAATTTATTGGTCTTTATATGATCATATTCCATTTGGTGCGGTGTTACATCATATTTTTCATTTAATTCAATAAACCAAACGGAAGTTTGACCATCATTTGCAGGCATTCCTATTACTCCAGCATTCACCCATTTCATACTGTCTTTCTGATCGGTAAAAGGTAATCCACAATGCCCAGCTATAATGATATCAGCATTTGTTGCTTTAAATTGCCTTTCTTTTTCCTCCCATGGAGTAGATTTGAAAATAAAATCAGAAGTGCCAGTATAGGAGCCATGCACCATCACTACTTTCTTACCTCCATAATGGAATGAAATATGTTCGGGTAATTCTTTCATCCAATTAATAGAATCTTCTGAAAGCTTTGATTGAGCATAAGGATACCATTGTCTTGAAAATACATCGCATCTGCTCCCTTCATCAAAATCACATCCACAATCATCTTCTCCAGATGCTAATTGCAATTCTACATTACCTGCTATACAGTTTATTCCCCATTCTTTAACCAGCTGAACACATTCCTCGGGTTGAGCACAATAACCAGCCACATCACCAGTGCAAAAAATATTTTGTGATGAAATGTCTCTTGCATCTGCATATTCTTTTAAGCTTTCCAGTGCTTGTAGATTGCTGTAAACCCCACCAAAAACAATAATTTCACCCTTTATTTCACCTATATTTTTCATGATATCGTTTTTATACTTTCTGCTTGATTTGATTTATTATTTGAAACGAGTATGGGAATTATATATCCTACAAAACATAAAATACTCCCCCAAATATTTGCTGACAGTAAATTAGCGTAAGGACCTTCAGTTAAGATCATTATTTCAGGAAATGCATCGAATGCATGAATTAAACCTACTAGTATTCCACTAAAAATTGCTAAGAAAAATGATAATTTGGGTGCTTTCAAATTCCATAATAAGAATATCGGAGCTAGACCTAAAACCATGGTTCCACTAATAGTTGTAGCAGAAAGAATTGTTGGATTTAAGAAAATGGGAATTGTACCCAAAACTGCTAAAATCACCATAACTATCCTTCCCATTTTAACCGTTGGTAACTTTTGAAGTTTTAAATCAATAATGCTTAGTTTTGAAAATGATGAAAAAGCAGAATCTAGAGTTGATGCAGCTGAAGTAACCATGATAAAATTGAGCATAAGCATACTTCCTACACCTAAATATTTACCAACTTCTACAGCCGCTTGCCCTTTCAAACCTTTAAATTGAGCAAAAATACCTATTAACGAAAACAGAGTAATACATACAAAACCTATGATTGCAGCTGCAATAAAGCTTTTTAAAGTTTGCTTGGGTGGGCTAATAAAACCTCGGTCTGTCATAACAGAATCGTGGAAAGGGTAGCTGAAAATTTGTAAAAAGGCAACTAACAAAAGACCAAGACCGCCAGCAAAATTCCATTCTCCTGTTCCTACATAGTTGCTTATGTTTTGAGATTCATCTGTCATAATTAACTTAAGTAAAACAAACAGTAAAATTCCAAAGAACACCATCTGAATAGCATCAGTTAAAAGTGAACTTCTTAATCCCCCTTTTAATGTATAGGCTAATGTTAACGCAGTAAAAACTATAATAGCAAGGTAATAAGGTTGGCTTCCCATTTCACCAAAATAGCTGCCAATTACCATGGTGTTTGACCATACTTCATTGAATAAACGGATGGCAATTAATACGGAAAAAATCAAAACTGCATTAGAACCAAATTTCGACCTTAAGAAATGATGAATGCTATTAAAATTACCTTTCGTTCTGAGTTTATATATTATTATTCCAGCAACTATGAAGGATAAATAATAAGTAGCATACGCAATACCGCCCACCATTCCATATTCGAGTCCTAAATTAGCAGCATTAGTTATTGATTTAGCAAATATCCAAGAGATCACCAAGCTGCTAGTGAGCATAATGATATTGGGCTGCTTTCCTTTTACAGACAATGCACTAAAAAATTCAGATGGTTTTTTTGAAAAGGGAGCTAGAAAGAAAAACAGGAGGCTGCTTACGATAATCAGCCCCCATTGATAGATTTCAATATCTTGCATAAACACAAAACTAATAGTATTAATGAATGAATATGAATTTTGTACTAATCAATGTCCCACCATGTTCTTTGATTAATATCATTAGATGGATTA is drawn from Marivirga arenosa and contains these coding sequences:
- a CDS encoding transglutaminase-like domain-containing protein: MLKISLRILLVLFIALVSFSFYLSPRLGVLIPLGKETRDQTMYHLAFDTLSTNQFDIKYVDHSADSFYTVLRNKYQLDTLTKDAETDFDKILAVQSWVQGRWEHDCCNTPEHNNALYILEQAEKGERFRCVEYSTVARQCLASLGFKVRGLGLMTKDISEIQSGGGHVVNEVYIADLKKWMYFDPQFGVIPIVNGEPLNAIELQYRIKNKLDFDLINPNKTTTKEDYIKWIGPYLYYFTVNLNQGGIGIWDRVVGNKKSLTLYSKDAIQPAYFQKIFRLNTSYYTHSLKDFYPEL
- a CDS encoding metallophosphoesterase family protein — protein: MKNIGEIKGEIIVFGGVYSNLQALESLKEYADARDISSQNIFCTGDVAGYCAQPEECVQLVKEWGINCIAGNVELQLASGEDDCGCDFDEGSRCDVFSRQWYPYAQSKLSEDSINWMKELPEHISFHYGGKKVVMVHGSYTGTSDFIFKSTPWEEKERQFKATNADIIIAGHCGLPFTDQKDSMKWVNAGVIGMPANDGQTSVWFIELNEKYDVTPHQMEYDHIKTNKLMVENSLPEAYAKTLLSGIWDNCEILPEAETNLQGKMIHF
- a CDS encoding sodium:solute symporter family transporter, yielding MQDIEIYQWGLIIVSSLLFFFLAPFSKKPSEFFSALSVKGKQPNIIMLTSSLVISWIFAKSITNAANLGLEYGMVGGIAYATYYLSFIVAGIIIYKLRTKGNFNSIHHFLRSKFGSNAVLIFSVLIAIRLFNEVWSNTMVIGSYFGEMGSQPYYLAIIVFTALTLAYTLKGGLRSSLLTDAIQMVFFGILLFVLLKLIMTDESQNISNYVGTGEWNFAGGLGLLLVAFLQIFSYPFHDSVMTDRGFISPPKQTLKSFIAAAIIGFVCITLFSLIGIFAQFKGLKGQAAVEVGKYLGVGSMLMLNFIMVTSAASTLDSAFSSFSKLSIIDLKLQKLPTVKMGRIVMVILAVLGTIPIFLNPTILSATTISGTMVLGLAPIFLLWNLKAPKLSFFLAIFSGILVGLIHAFDAFPEIMILTEGPYANLLSANIWGSILCFVGYIIPILVSNNKSNQAESIKTIS